In Longimicrobium sp., a single genomic region encodes these proteins:
- a CDS encoding alpha/beta fold hydrolase: MVDDILLPIDWIARRVGDAPLLLAVPAGARPPLPTVLWFHGLSVDKETHRKELERIAGAGFLAVGVDAAGHGERRLPDLDARIEVSREETIRFMLGLVEETAREVPGIVRALVEEGLADAERVALVGISMGGYVVYRALLEETPVRAAVAILGSPEWPRPDSPHHRLDAFRGVALLSITAENDENVPPGPARELHRRLGESERARYVELPGAVHLMGESDWERTMEEMLRWLALHIG; encoded by the coding sequence ATGGTCGACGACATCCTGCTGCCGATCGATTGGATCGCGCGCCGCGTCGGCGATGCGCCGCTGCTGCTCGCGGTGCCCGCAGGCGCGAGGCCGCCGCTACCAACTGTGCTCTGGTTCCACGGGCTGAGCGTGGACAAGGAGACGCACCGCAAGGAGCTGGAGAGGATCGCGGGGGCGGGGTTCCTGGCGGTGGGGGTGGACGCGGCCGGGCACGGCGAGCGGCGGCTTCCCGACCTGGATGCGCGTATCGAGGTGTCGCGCGAGGAGACGATCCGCTTCATGCTCGGGCTGGTGGAGGAGACGGCGCGCGAGGTGCCCGGGATCGTGCGGGCGCTGGTGGAGGAGGGCCTCGCGGACGCGGAGCGGGTGGCGCTGGTGGGGATCTCGATGGGCGGCTACGTCGTCTACCGCGCGCTGCTGGAGGAGACGCCGGTGCGGGCGGCGGTGGCGATCCTCGGCTCTCCGGAGTGGCCGCGGCCGGACAGCCCGCACCACCGGCTGGATGCGTTCCGCGGGGTGGCGCTCCTTTCGATCACGGCGGAGAACGACGAGAACGTGCCGCCCGGCCCCGCGCGCGAGCTTCACCGCAGGCTCGGCGAATCGGAGCGGGCGCGCTACGTCGAGCTGCCCGGCGCCGTGCACCTGATGGGCGAGTCGGACTGGGAGCGGACCATGGAGGAGATGCTCCGCTGGCTCGCGCTGCACATCGGGTAA